The following are from one region of the Carcharodon carcharias isolate sCarCar2 chromosome 27, sCarCar2.pri, whole genome shotgun sequence genome:
- the LOC121270415 gene encoding zinc finger protein 239-like isoform X1, whose product MEKPWKCGDCGKGFRSPSVLEIHRRSHTGERPFTCSECGKGFTRLSILLTHQRVHTGERPFTCAECGKGFTQSSHLLIHQRVHTGERPFTCSLCEKGFSDSSTLQTHQRVHTGERPFTCSMCGKGFAQSSNLYSHQRVHTAERPFTCSVCGKRFPHSSNLLRHQQVHSGEGAFTCSQCGKGFSDSSNLFSHQRVHTGERPFMCFVCGKGFTQSSSLQTHQRIHTGERPFTCSVCGRGFSDSSNLFSHQRVHTGERPFPCSQCGKGFTRLSNLVTHQRVHSGEKPFICSECGKGFTQSQHLLRHQRAHQCLQRLDSTAIAAVNHVQD is encoded by the coding sequence atggagaaaccgtggaaatgtggggattgtgggaaAGGATTCCGTTCCCCGTCTGTGCTGGAAattcatcgacgcagtcacactggggagaggccgttcacctgctccgagtgtgggaagggtttcacaCGATTATCCATACTGCTGacacaccaacgagttcacactggggagaggccattcacctgtgctgagtgcgggaagggattcactcagtcatcccacctgctgatacaccagcgagttcacaccggggagaggccgttcacctgctccttgTGTGAGAAGGGTTTCAGTGATTCATCTaccctgcagacacaccagcgagttcacactggggagagaccattcacttgctccatgtgtgggaaaggatttgctcagtcatccaacctgtattcacatcagcgagttcacactgcggagaggccattcacctgctctgtgtgtgggaagaggtTCCCTcactcatccaacctgctgagacaccagcaggtTCACAGTGGGGAGGGGGCTTTCACCTGCtctcagtgtgggaagggattcagtgattcatccaacCTATTttcacaccagcgggttcacactggggagaggccgttcatgtgctttgtgtgtgggaagggatttactcagtcatccagcctgcagacacaccagcgaattcacactggggagagaccgttcacctgctctgtatgcgggaggggattcagtgattcatccaacctgttttcacaccagcgagttcacactggggagaggccattcccctgctctcagtgcgggaagggattcactcggttatCCAACCTGGTGACACACCAGagagttcacagtggggagaagccattcatctgctccgagtgtgggaagggattcacacaGTCACaacacctgctgagacaccagcgagctcACCAGTGCTTACAGAGGTTGGATTctactgctattgctgctgttaatcatgtccaggactga
- the LOC121270415 gene encoding zinc finger protein 239-like isoform X2 codes for MEKPWKCGDCGKGFRSPSVLEIHRRSHTGERPFTCSECGKGFTRLSILLTHQRVHTGERPFTCAECGKGFTQSSHLLIHQRVHTGERPFTCSLCEKGFSDSSTLQTHQRVHTGERPFTCSMCGKGFAQSSNLYSHQRVHTAERPFTCSVCGKRFPHSSNLLRHQQVHSGEGAFTCSQCGKGFSDSSNLFSHQRVHTGERPFMCFVCGKGFTQSSSLQTHQRIHTGERPFTCSVCGRGFSDSSNLFSHQRVHTGERPFPCSQCGKGFTRLSNLVTHQRVHSGEKPFICSECGKGFTQSQHLLRHQRAHQCLQRKEPYI; via the exons atggagaaaccgtggaaatgtggggattgtgggaaAGGATTCCGTTCCCCGTCTGTGCTGGAAattcatcgacgcagtcacactggggagaggccgttcacctgctccgagtgtgggaagggtttcacaCGATTATCCATACTGCTGacacaccaacgagttcacactggggagaggccattcacctgtgctgagtgcgggaagggattcactcagtcatcccacctgctgatacaccagcgagttcacaccggggagaggccgttcacctgctccttgTGTGAGAAGGGTTTCAGTGATTCATCTaccctgcagacacaccagcgagttcacactggggagagaccattcacttgctccatgtgtgggaaaggatttgctcagtcatccaacctgtattcacatcagcgagttcacactgcggagaggccattcacctgctctgtgtgtgggaagaggtTCCCTcactcatccaacctgctgagacaccagcaggtTCACAGTGGGGAGGGGGCTTTCACCTGCtctcagtgtgggaagggattcagtgattcatccaacCTATTttcacaccagcgggttcacactggggagaggccgttcatgtgctttgtgtgtgggaagggatttactcagtcatccagcctgcagacacaccagcgaattcacactggggagagaccgttcacctgctctgtatgcgggaggggattcagtgattcatccaacctgttttcacaccagcgagttcacactggggagaggccattcccctgctctcagtgcgggaagggattcactcggttatCCAACCTGGTGACACACCAGagagttcacagtggggagaagccattcatctgctccgagtgtgggaagggattcacacaGTCACaacacctgctgagacaccagcgagctcACCAGTGCTTACAGAG AAAAGAACCCTACATCTGA